In Myripristis murdjan chromosome 5, fMyrMur1.1, whole genome shotgun sequence, the genomic stretch ctctgccataaattcttgcttataatgttcagtttttgttgacattgtggaaaaagatgtaaatttaattatatgtttatttctgaGGTTGAAGTTTGCAGAGgccttgtactggactacattatattgagaggtgtctctgattttttgtcctgcTATTTGCTATGCAAGTGGTTTTAAGAGGATTAAAATAACAGAATTGAACAACAGAAATGAGTAAAATGCCAAGATCTCAGcggttattttttatatttgatgtAGTCCACGTGTGAGTAACAAAACACTCAGAAACTGGAATATTGAATCCCATTATGCATTCATAGAGAAAATACATATATGCACGCAGACTAAAACGTGCGCACAGAACACACACGCtcaaagaaagcaagaaatcCTCATCCTCAAAAGCTCATTTCCGCTCTCAGATGTACACACTGAGgaacacacaagtacacaattGCTCTCTGAGTCACACAAAATCTCACTCCATTCTGTATCGGAAAATTGGATTGCTGCTCCCGAATAACTTGATTATGAACAGCCTCCTTCTCACACTGGGGGCAGTATCACTTAATAAAGCTAAGTGCATTGACACGCAagagcgcgcgcacacacacacacacacacacacacacacacacacacaccacttcagACCCATATAAACCCATTACATGAATCAGCCTCTGTCAGACATTCATTGAAAAttcaacagtaaaacaaaatttatttatatctgtAACTGGGGCTAAACTGAGGGTGAGCAAACAAAACATTCTAGGCACTTCTCATCGATGCTTATGGATCACTACTCAAAATTAGGCCCCATTCCAAGCAACTTATTGTTCTGTCAGGCAATAAGAATTGGATCATTAGGATTAGAGGGCTACAAAAAAGCGAAACAGGTCAGCGTTCAGCATGTGAAAGAGCTTCTTTAAAGTCAGTACGTGCGTGTGATgtcacacacagctcagcagTATGTGAGTCAATACAAAGAACAGAGGGGCAATACAGGCATGGAAAAACACTCGGATGTGTGACTGGACTGCCTTACATCAGTGGTTGGCAAACTGCAGTTGGGGGCCACCAAGGGGTCCTTGAGAGATGTTGCAGGGGTCCTCAGTGGAAATGGAATTGACTGGAGGTTAAACAACAAGGGAATTGGGAGTGTTGTCCCAATAACAAAAATTTCAATACTACTTCAATACCATTGTAGATGATTAAATTCAATATTGATATTCAGTATTTCTTGAATATTCAGTACTTCCACCAAATGTGCTCTGCAGGCTTTAAAATCTTAAATCTGCAGTcaatctattcttttttttttttttttttttttttttttgtaaaaggtCAAACTATCCACCACATCTTGAAATAGTCCATCTCAACTTACTGACAACACTGGTGCCAGGTTTGAAATACAGAACCTATTTTCTTACAGAGACGGTGAAATAGAAAACCAGCCAACATACAGTATCAGAAAACCCTGTGCAAATGTCACTACGGAGCTGTACAGGTCAAGTGGTGGTAACACACTGCTTGCTGGTTTGCTTTGGTTTGCTGTAGTATTGCagtatcatttaaaaaatgtaactgtTGATATTGAAGTCAAAACTATGGTATCATGACATCTCCAGAAGGGAATTTCATAAGAGAATTACTGTTTGATCATAATTTATAGTGATCCTTGTCAGATCATAGTTTGACTAAACCCACTTTTGTTATCTAGGCTTGGGAATTCCTGATTTACATTATAGATAACAACTGCAGAGCTTTTTGTTGTAGAAATACAATTTGGAAATATCTACTTACAACCTAATTCTGCCTGCAGCAAGGCACCATAtatatttcctttcctttccatgtCAAAAACAGTGTTGTCTTTCAGACAGAAACCCTAAACATACAGCTAactgtataaaaacaaaagctgtaCCACTCTGATTTGATAAGACTTCAGTAAGCCCCGCAAAGGTGGCCAAAGAGGCCAAAAGAAGCATAACAACTGTAATATTCAGATTTAAAATCAttcaataaaaatcatcagCTCTTTACATCAGTGTGTTTAACATTTGTCCTTGATTATATTGTTTCCAATAACACTGCAATACTTGTCAGGCTACTAGTCTCTTAAAAGGAtgacttaaagaaaaaaatactgtaaccAACATAATCACAGTTAGTCCATGAGTGTAATACcgttttatttctgtattcatATCTTTATTCCTGCTCTCTGGGCAGGTCCAATATTGAAAGTGAGTAATCCGctagtgaaattaaataaagtgTATCATCACGGGAAGTGTATCATGTGGAACAACATAGTGTTTGTCCATACTGTCACTAATGCAATGGCCATGCTTTTTTCCCATGTAAACAATTTCTTCAATTATTTAAGGCAACTTCAAAAGATGATAGAATGATGGTAGAAATGTTGCACGCAAACTGATTCTGCTGCCACGTTTAATGGCATAATCAAGTTTAATTTCAAGGCATTAgaaagaaatggaggaaaatatAATATCCTATAAAATTGCCTATAAGTCCATGGTCTGTAGCCTAAACAGGTTTACTAGCCTCTCCCTACTGTAATCCTAGCCTTTAGCCAGCCCTAAGTGGCTGCATTCAGAGTGACAACAGGCCTCCAGGTGGTCAGACCATAAATCAGGTTATTAGTGTAATTAATTAACAGCAGGCCCTTATCAAGCCATTATCTTTGGATACTCCTGCTTTAACTTGGGATTTGCTGCTGGTCCATGTCAAAGGGTTTGAGCAACATGAGTAATAGACTGACGATTTTTTCTGCCAGTCAACACACTGAACAAGTGTAGGCTGTAATAGGCCAGGCTTAACAAAGTTTTTATTCTTCACATTTATTGCTCGCTTGAAGGCTTGGACAGCACAAAATTCTCTCAAGGTcatgacatggaaaaaaaaatcacatgtggaGGAACACCTGTAATGAGGTCTGAGAGAGGCTGCAGTGCTGTAGCTCCATCTAGTGTTGAAGTTCAGCAAATACAAGTAGCCTAGTCCTAAAGTCATGCAGCACTTCACAACGCTTGGCTCAGTATTCAAAGTGGTGTGTTGCTTAACAAAATAAAGATCACCGAGTCATAAATATACtcattttatatacattgtTAATTTTGCTGTGACTGAAACCCAAGTTAAATGCTCGCGACAGCACagcataaatgtaaatgtatgtgttacaaaaaaaaaaaagagtcagatACTGAAGCACCTGAAATCTGAATCCTGAGTAAAGTcatcactttttacttttatttcggGGATGTTATCGACTAACGCATCATTTAGCTGCTTTTGCCCTTTGCAAAGGATAGACTACGTGCGTTCACTTGCACAGGCTACTCTATGGCCTGTAAGTCATGTTTTATCTGAAATGACGAAGCTATGAATCGGGTAAAAATGTTaaatctgagatttttttttttttttttaatacgaAATTATTGAGTCACCTATGCCCTTAAGAGTGAAAGAAGAACTGACTTGCTGGCCATCTGGAGAGGCTCACCCTGTGTCACTCTATTCTGCGGATCTTTTAACCATTAATCATTCATTATTTGAAGACCATTGCCTCCctagagggagaaaaaaaccgGGCAGCTTGTGGTAGAGAGAAAACCATCCACCCATTTTAAccacttgaagaaaaaaaaagctccctTCGCGAAATACAATGCGACTGCAGTAGTCAATAATTAGTTTATATAGTGACTTTAGAGGGTGTGAGGAGAATCACTGTAATATAGGCTACCTACATGGGCGGAAGGATTTGCTCTACTTGCGCATGCTAAAATTTGTTTGGAGATATTTATTTGTCGTCGCCTATGAGGACAGGAGCAGGGAATGTGTAATTTTGATCATGTGTgcgaattgtgtgtgtgtgtgtgtgtgtgtgtcagagagagagagagagagagagagagagagagagagagagagagagagagagagagagagttgagcAGGAGTGGCATATCTTCTTGCTGGCTGAGGTAAGAGAACAGTGAGAGAGGATCTTTGTTCGGTTGCAGCACCAGGAGCTGTCCATGGTTTTGAATTGCATCCGCGCCTATCTTCACAGACAGCAACCAGGCTGGAGCAAAACTTCTGCACCTTCAACCATACGTCATCCAGCTTCTAGGAGAGATGATTTCGGGAATGTAAGGCACCACAAGAGGACAGGATGCCTCTCTACTTTGACAGCAGACTTTACAGTTGCTCCCACAGGTTGTAACCTCCTCACTCTGTAAAGGCATTTTCCCTCTCCCtattctgaaaaacaaataagagaGTTACTCTGGGAGAGACAATTATTCTCTCCAACTTGGGCTTACCAAGAGGCGACACTGAGTTGAGAAAGTCAGCACTGCCACCGTCATGCTCCCAGCTCAGGAAGCAGCCAAAATCTACCACACCAACTACGTGCGCAATGCCCGGGCCGTGGGTGTGATGTGGACCGTCCTCACCATCACCTTCTCCGTCATCACCGTGGTGGTGTTCATCCAGCCCTACTGGATCGGGGACAGCGTCAACACCCCGCAGGCCGGCTACTTCGGCCTCTTCCACTACTGCATCGGCAACGCGCTCACCTCGGAGCTCATCTGCAAAGGGAGCGCGCTGGACTTCGGCTCCATCCCGTCCGGCGCCTTCAAGACGGCCATGTTCTTCGTGGGGATCTCgatgctgctggtggtgggcAGCATCGTCTGCTtcagcctcttcttcttctgcaatGCCGGCAGCGTCTACAAGATCTGCGCCTGGATGCAGCTGGCCTCATGTGAGCAAAAGTGTGGTGAAAGCGCGAGAAAAGATTCTAataagtttttgttgttgttgttgttgctgttgcaaaACTATTGTTGCCTGTTTGCCTGGACTTCCACACTGGTCAAATTCATTCCCTACACCCTTACACATCAGGACCAAACTGGGTGCCTCTCCACCACACTCACGCTGAACAAAGTCATGTATACAAAGTGGACCGCGACCGACTCTGTACATTTGTCAgaaacgaagaaaaaaaaaaaaaaaagcatgaaataaaaGAACAGCAGTCTAATAGACCTTTATTGCCTCTTCTTGGCCAAAAGCTTAAAATTCCGCTTGCTTGCTTATAggcagctgtatttttttttttttttttaatttacactcCCATCACAAATATAGGGCGGCATATTAGTGCCATTGTAGGGAGAGGAAGGACTTCCTGCCTTTTTCTTCCCTAAAGtataatttgattaatttgattaGGCCATCAACTGCAGGCATGATACACTGCAAGCTTATGCATCTATgacaacaagcagcagcatctgcagtgtgtggttgaccaaaaataaatgaaataaataaataaataagaaaaagcaTTTTCTCTAATAagtttgtgactttataatctcataattttctagttttattttttctcataaatttctaAGTTTGGACCTAATATACCATCATACGTTTAAAATGATGCTTATTAAGATAACTGAGCTTATAACATGCTCCaccacaaaataatgaaaaaaatgaacagtcgCGGGTTCCTGGTGGCCTCGTGCCTGCTATGGTCTGTATTCCTGCTAGTTATTAACTTGCTTGTAACTGTCACTGTACATGTAATGAGGAAGTCAAGGAAACGGGAGAGCAACTTCAAGAGCCAAGGAGTTCAACCTGAAACACGAGACAGAATGCCAACGTCCCACCAAAGTAACGTGAGGCGTCTCACAGCTGCTGGTGCAAGTGAAAGGCCAAGTGTGTATGCAACTGATGATGAGATTAATCTGAAGGTGTGGTGTTACAttcactttctcctctccctcttcctacCCCTCACACCtgctgttcactgtgtgtgtgtgtgtgtgtgtgtgtgtttgaacctacacagtgcacgcacacacacacacacacacacacacacacacacacacacacactaagaatATGCCTATAATTTAGGATCCATCCATCCTGATGCATCAGTGAACCAATGAGTCAGTGTAACTATTACAgtgaattttcttttaaaaattgaGAAAGTGGGTGTGACACTGGGATACAGTGAACACGAGGGGGTGTGAGGCTcacaaagtgaaagtgagaggtgtggagtgtgtttgtgccttgTTAGCGAGCCAGTGTGCTAATGTTTCACCTTGAAACCTGATAGTTCACGTGTGCTGCAGGTGAGGTGAGGGAGATGAGGGAGGCTCTCTGCAAAGTCATCAGTGAATCAGTCAACAAGTTCATCTCTCTGGAGTTAAGCTGGTCTGGAGTTGCTAGGcaacttgtgtgcatgtgtgtgttagattTCATTTTTGTCTGCTTCTCGTAGTTTCTGGTAGAGCAAGCCTGAACAGTAAGAAGACAAATATTTTCAGTGCAGCTCCACAGGGTTCCTATGGTTCTTGAAAATCCATTAAAGTTCATAGATTTAGAAAAATATACCTTAAGagtttattaaaatgaatggatggcTTTGCAGGTAATTGATgtttacttcatttattttattttattatatgctATCTGTATTTTACCAGGAAATAccactgaaattaaaaatctCAGAGAACAGGCCAAATTAGCAGCCATACAAAATCACAACTAATTAAAATACAACATAGGCCTATacaaagtcacaatgaaacagaaagacagcttTTCAAACACAGTACAACTGCATGCCTTCATCACCACGTGCTTTATGACGCCCTTAAATTCATCAGTGGATCTAAGTGATTCTAATTTTAGATCTTTTTGCAAATTATGCCATGACAAAGGTGCAGAGTGGAAAATGCAGTTTTACCCAAGTCAGCCAAAACCTggggtttattataaatttgATTTACAATATAACATGTATATTAATTAAAATGCGTCAGATCTCTGGACCATTGTCCAACCAAGGATCAGCACTTCACATCTTAAGGAAAACCCTATGATGGATTTTTATGTTTAGCTCtacttttaaaatgatttcacCTTAAGACACTGAATTAATCAAGTCAGAGCAGGAAACCTGACTCTGACCTCATTAGTAAGATGTCAGAACAACAGGAATCTCAAACTTTCTCCCTGGCAAACTTTAATTGCTTCGTGCAAACTTTTTCTCATCTCCTTTACATTattaaactgcaaaaaaactATGACTGGCTGCGTAGCAAACTCATCCTCCCTGCTATGTGACTTGATCAGTGATCACTGGCCATATTAGACTTCTGTCTCCTGTATAACTGGTCACGTCATCACCTTGTGCCTCCCTCTCTTGCAGCCACCTGCATGGTGATCGGCTGTATGATCTATCCAGATGGCTGGGACTCTGAGGAGGTGAAGCGCATGTGTGGCCAGCGGACCGACAAGTACACCTTGGGCAACTGCACGGTGCGCTGGGCCTACATCCTGGCCATCATCAGCATCATGGACTCGCTCATCCTCTCTTTCCTGGCTTTCAGCCTGGGCAACCGGCAAGACAAGCTGCTGCCTGAAGACTTCCAGGTGGACGGAAAAGGTACCAGAGGGAAGAGTGGACGGAGCGGGGAAAATAGCAAAGGGAGATGGTTgtaggaggagggaaaaagccAGGATGGGACAGGAAAATactgagaggaggagacaagaaGGGTTGGAGAGGGCAGCAGTAAGGGACAGACTTCCAAGATGAAGGATGGAGGGTGAGGTGACAAAGTGAGGAGTGAGGATGGAAAGCAAAAGGCAGTTGAGGGTATCTGTAGTGGAGGGGATAGAGGTTTAGATATGCTGCAAAGAGGGTGGATAGTAAAGATATGGAAAAGTTAGCAGGAAGGGAAAGGGGTGAATTCTCAGTGGACGGAAAAGTTCAAAGACAGTGGTGATGGGAGGAGTGCAAAGGAGTGAAAGGAGGGTAAAAAGGGTTCAGAAAGgttgagggggtggggggcaaggGAGGGGTTACTGGATTGCCTGCAGGgaaatggtgaaataaaaaagtgacaGTTAACATCTGTTGTGAATTGAGGGGTTCACACCATTCAGCAGGAGGCGTTAAACAGAGACTCCTTTGTTGGATCTctgaagtttgaagtttgaagaaactTTTCTTAtcaaaaaaatgagcaaagagcaaaatgatcaaaaaccCTTTGATACCTTCAGTTCCAGTTTGGGTGtatgtcttgtttttctccccctttctgTCAAACCTGAACtgctcatttctcattttttttgttttaacagaaATGGGGGACAAAATGAGAAGGAATAACACAGGAAATTCGACCTCATTAACATAACATTATACATGCTCTAACTCACTAAAACACAGGATACCAAATGTTGTAAAAAGTTTATCAGGCACAGCCACAAGAACCAAAGTTCCCTGTCTAAGTTTGCATATGACTCTGGTAACTTTAAACACCTCAAATACTAAATACACAATCAATCTGCCTTCCAAAACATGACAGATGTAATAATATTTGGTGTGGAAAGTAACATGGCACTGCACTAAACATTAAGGCCCACATGACAAATTCAGTCTCTTTTTCCCtgcttttcatattttacaAGTATAGCCGATATTTCAGTACTTGAGGTACCAAGAGATTAGCTTGGACATTCTAACAAATGAGGGTGGGATTATTTAATCTTTTGGCCTgtgttctcttttttctccccactaCAGATGAAGCCTGAGCCCCCTGTGGTCCACTGAGGCAAAAACCAAAGACCTTAGGAGAGTGTCTGAGGACTGCCACTGTCCGTCTGCATTCAAGTTACCCTGATGCTTTAGGAGAAttactttgttttgaaataacGGAcaacatatctcaaaaagtttgTTCCACCCTCTAATCTGTGACACCGCCCTTTGAAAACCTGGCAGCAGTGACCGTAACCCTCTGCAGAGGGTACATCAATCCCAGTTCACACCACCTGGTAGAACTAGATTACCTAAACTGATTTTGATGGAAATGGTAATGCAAACATGTTCAGTGAACAATGAATTTCAGGCTGTAGATTATATGTTTTGTAACTTTATGAGATTTGATAATGCACACAAATAAACTGCAGACTAACCTCAGCAATAAGACTAGcttatatttaaaaatgagaaGCAGGCCTCTTGTAGCACCTGACAGCATTCATGTAAACCtatttcatcacacacacacacacacacacacgcacgcacgcacgcacgcacacacacacacacacatacacacacacacacacacacacacacacacacacacacacactgcacaaaccGATTTGCTGACACAAGTCAGCAAACAGGATTGTTGAAGTGTGCATAAACACATTACATACTCATTATTATTGAACAGCAGGACACAAACAGGGCATTTGCTAGCAGTGCATCTTGATACATGTATTTAATAATACTGtgactgtttgtctttgtccacCATTGTAAGCCAAGGCCTAATGATGATATATTGTTTTCAGCAAGGATAAAATCCTCTTCCTAAATGTCTGACaccattattttatatttaacatGACACAAGAGCTCCAGCATCACATGCATTAATGTCACAATACCTACCAACACCAGTCTTAGTGATGCATTGGAAGGTTCAAAGAAATCCAGCCAGTCAGTCACATTTTGAAAGCGTTTATTCTTCTTACCTAGAGAAAATGTTTTCCTAACAATTAAATGAAGAGGGGAGACATGGAAAGGAGATGGGTCCTTGTAGAAAAATAGCAAGCAAAGTGGTTTGGTGTTGGGGGATGAGATGGAGGTCCTGGAGGATGAGGTCAAAGCATTATTACAGCATTGATATTGGTACAATCCATACttttcaaatgcagttttttgAACATCTCACTGCAACATCTTAACATCTCAAGGGGCAACACTATGAAAATAAGCTTTAAATGGAGCAATTACATCCATACAATTAGGTCTCACCCAAATATTTTTCAAGGCATCtccaaaaagtgtaaaaaaaaaaccctaaaacaaaacaaaaaaaacaacctcaaacCTTTTCAGCTTAGCAAAGTTTTCCCTCCAATGTACACTATTGACAGTCTTCTAGAAATTGTACAAAGTTTTGTgttgcagagagggagagagcaaaagCCAACTCTTTGGTACACTTCTATGTACAGTACAAACTGGGTGTGTATTCACATAGAATATGAGGGTGGAAAATGATATATCAAGCCATTCTTCACAGGAAAAAAgcgatattttaaaaaaatgtagtaGCTGTTTAAGTGATCCAGATATGACACAGGTATCCAGCAGCACTTGAGTTGTCATATGCAGACTCATGCATGAAAAGGAGGGGAAATTTGGATGTTGGTCAAGTTATAAATCAccaagtgctttttttttttttaaagacaacactgaaaaaaaatcttgaggtTCCACATTTTGTTACTCCAAAAAAAGCAGGGCATGATTTATGGGTCTCTTCCCTCACTTCAGTAATAATAgacattttactgaaaaaaacacttgttgAAATCCCTAATCTTGTCATTTTGCCGGTATAAAACTGTATGTGTTCTGTCGACATGGGCCATGTTGCACACATGTGGGATAAAGCCAACTTATTATTAATGTCACTTGGCTGTCTTCATGCTTCATAGCACTATGCAGTTATTATCTAtagaaatttgcaaaaaattgaCAGCAAAGACGGGCAAAAGCATAAAGGTTGGCATGGCTAACATTatgactggaaaacaaaaatacataatgCATTTGGTTTATGAAGGCTCTACCAATATATGGTTTGGGTGGGAATATGTTTCTCTGTTACTTCCCGTCCTTTCCATTTGGAGATAAGCGCGAGTTCCTACCTTAAAGTACCACAACAAAGAAACTAGGTCTCCAGGGAGAAAAAAGcttaagagagaaaaagataaagcaatatcaaaaagaaaagagcagataACCAAAGTACTGTGTAGCCATTCAGAAAAAGAGCCATAAATAGAGACAGATCTACTAGATGAGGTCTCAAGTTCCTTCTATGACCAGTGTAATTCATAACAAGGATAGACTCAGCAGCAGGAtctcttgttgtgtgtgtgtgtgtgtgtgtgtgtagcttctACAAGCTCTCACAGGAGAATGCAGGCACAATGCAGTCACTGGCTCTTGCAGACATATCTGAGTTTgtgtacatttatatttttttcaagtcCAGAATCTTCAACCCTTCATTATCCTTTTGCAACCCGGATTGCAGTGTGCACAGCCGGCCTCTAGGAGGCGAGCCAAGGATGGGAGAGGCACTGGGCTGCAGTGGCTCTCTTCTCAGGCACCAGGTCCAGCATGGGCAGCAAGAAGCTGCTGAAGCAGTGAGCGTCCTCCTTGGACCACTCGTACTTTTCCACCAGTACCTCAAATAGACCCCAGGGCTTCAGCTTGGTGATGTGACGCAGATCAcctgagagaggaggtgaggacaGAGTGGAGGGACATgggggggagggaagggaggaaagacaTCAGcagcatgatttaaaaaataataagaagaaaaaaatacagagggaCAGAGCCAGAGCTCACATCTGAAAGGCTTCAAATATAGGGAGAGTATAACTTTGGAATGTTTTTCAATCTTGAGACTGAAAATACTAaatatcaaatatatatatatacaaaaaacaacatttcataCAACTAAAAG encodes the following:
- the lhfpl5a gene encoding LHFPL tetraspan subfamily member 5 protein, which gives rise to MLPAQEAAKIYHTNYVRNARAVGVMWTVLTITFSVITVVVFIQPYWIGDSVNTPQAGYFGLFHYCIGNALTSELICKGSALDFGSIPSGAFKTAMFFVGISMLLVVGSIVCFSLFFFCNAGSVYKICAWMQLASSTCMVIGCMIYPDGWDSEEVKRMCGQRTDKYTLGNCTVRWAYILAIISIMDSLILSFLAFSLGNRQDKLLPEDFQVDGKDEA